In the Corynebacterium gerontici genome, one interval contains:
- the dhaL gene encoding dihydroxyacetone kinase subunit DhaL — protein sequence MTLGTQWALDWIHACAEAASANRELLIDLDRAIGDADHGENLDRGFQAVVEKLDQQQPNTPGEVLKTTAQVLISTVGGASGPLLGTAFLRASKVAGDGEIDSDGVVALLQAALDGIQQRGKAQEGEKTMVDAWAPAVHAASIASGSPAELLAIAAGAAEAGADATTDMVASKGRASYLGERSKGHKDPGATSSALLIEAAARTAQEAQ from the coding sequence ATGACTTTGGGAACCCAATGGGCTCTGGATTGGATCCACGCCTGCGCGGAGGCTGCGTCCGCGAACCGGGAACTGCTCATCGATCTCGACCGTGCCATCGGCGATGCAGACCACGGTGAAAACCTCGACCGTGGTTTCCAGGCGGTGGTGGAAAAGCTCGATCAGCAGCAACCGAACACCCCTGGCGAAGTGCTCAAAACCACAGCGCAGGTGCTTATTTCCACCGTGGGGGGAGCTTCGGGGCCACTGCTGGGCACAGCATTTCTCCGCGCTTCCAAGGTAGCCGGCGATGGCGAGATCGATAGTGACGGTGTAGTGGCGCTGCTGCAAGCTGCGCTCGACGGAATTCAGCAACGCGGCAAAGCCCAAGAAGGAGAAAAGACGATGGTGGATGCCTGGGCACCAGCAGTCCACGCGGCATCAATCGCCTCTGGCTCACCAGCCGAACTCTTGGCCATTGCCGCAGGGGCAGCCGAAGCAGGCGCGGACGCCACCACCGACATGGTGGCGAGCAAGGGGCGCGCCTCATATTTAGGCGAACGCTCAAAGGGGCACAAGGATCCCGGCGCTACCTCCTCCGCTTTGCTGATTGAAGCTGCAGCCCGGACGGCTCAGGAGGCGCAATGA
- the dhaM gene encoding dihydroxyacetone kinase phosphoryl donor subunit DhaM: MSVGIVLVSHSKRLAEGLRELAQQMAPDVTIIAAGGIDGGIGTSYDRIEQAVDPLLAEGREVLLLSDLGSATMTVEMIVDFHEGEAIRFVNAPFVEGAVAAAVAAQQGEDLNATAQAALEALNSFTVESASGGAAYSRQAVVADAAGLHARPAARIAELVGDSQVCINGVDASSALMVMGLGIGAGETVEVSGDREAVDHLADAIEHGLD, from the coding sequence ATGAGCGTAGGCATAGTGCTCGTCTCTCACTCTAAACGTTTGGCGGAAGGTCTGCGTGAACTTGCACAGCAGATGGCTCCGGACGTCACCATCATCGCCGCCGGTGGCATCGACGGCGGGATCGGGACTTCCTACGACCGCATTGAACAGGCAGTGGATCCATTGCTGGCGGAGGGTCGAGAGGTTCTGCTGCTGAGCGATCTCGGTTCGGCAACCATGACCGTCGAGATGATCGTGGACTTCCACGAAGGCGAAGCGATTCGCTTTGTCAACGCACCCTTCGTCGAAGGCGCCGTTGCCGCGGCGGTAGCAGCGCAGCAAGGCGAAGATCTCAACGCCACTGCTCAGGCCGCCTTGGAGGCGCTCAACAGTTTCACCGTGGAATCAGCTTCGGGTGGCGCTGCGTATTCCAGGCAGGCTGTGGTCGCGGACGCTGCCGGTTTACATGCACGCCCTGCGGCGCGGATCGCGGAGTTGGTTGGCGATTCTCAGGTGTGCATCAACGGCGTTGATGCCTCCAGCGCGCTGATGGTGATGGGGCTCGGCATTGGCGCTGGTGAAACAGTAGAGGTGAGCGGGGATCGCGAGGCGGTGGATCACCTCGCCGACGCTATTGAACATGGACTGGATTAG
- the dhaK gene encoding dihydroxyacetone kinase subunit DhaK yields MKKLINSPKDVVRESVEGFVAAHTQVEAQYDPIVVHRSEPKAHGKVGLVSGGGSGHEPLHAGYVGSGMLDAAVPGPVFTSPTPDPILAAAKLADHGAGVVFIVKNYTGDVLNFDTAAELAEFEDIEVRQVIVNDDVAVEDSLYTAGRRGVAGTVLVEKLAGAAAERGDSLDQVVEVAEKAVANVRSMGVALSACTVPHVGKPSFDLEDDEVEIGIGIHGEPGRKRIPMSSADSITDQLLDPILADMNLQASDRVIALVNGMGGTPSSELYIVYRRLAQRLEDLNIHIARGLVGNFVTSLEMQGASLTLMKVDDAMLELFDAPYDTPMKGL; encoded by the coding sequence ATGAAAAAGCTCATCAATAGCCCGAAAGACGTGGTGCGCGAAAGTGTGGAGGGCTTCGTTGCCGCCCACACCCAAGTTGAAGCGCAATACGACCCAATCGTGGTCCACCGCAGTGAGCCAAAGGCCCACGGCAAGGTCGGCCTGGTATCCGGCGGCGGCTCCGGGCACGAACCTCTGCATGCTGGCTATGTGGGCTCTGGCATGCTCGACGCCGCTGTGCCCGGCCCAGTATTCACTTCACCAACCCCAGATCCAATCCTTGCGGCAGCAAAACTTGCCGATCACGGTGCCGGGGTGGTGTTCATTGTGAAGAACTACACCGGCGACGTGCTCAACTTCGATACCGCAGCGGAACTCGCCGAGTTCGAAGACATCGAAGTGCGCCAAGTCATCGTCAACGACGACGTTGCCGTGGAAGATTCCCTCTACACCGCAGGTCGGCGCGGTGTTGCGGGCACCGTGCTGGTGGAAAAACTTGCCGGAGCGGCAGCGGAGCGCGGCGATTCCCTCGATCAAGTAGTCGAGGTAGCCGAAAAAGCGGTAGCCAACGTGCGCTCCATGGGTGTTGCTTTGAGCGCTTGCACAGTCCCCCACGTTGGCAAGCCATCCTTTGACCTCGAAGATGATGAGGTAGAAATCGGCATCGGTATCCACGGCGAACCGGGCCGCAAACGCATCCCAATGAGCAGCGCCGATTCCATCACAGACCAACTGCTCGATCCGATCCTCGCGGACATGAACCTCCAAGCCTCAGACCGCGTCATCGCGCTGGTCAACGGTATGGGCGGCACCCCATCGAGCGAGCTCTACATCGTCTACCGCCGCCTCGCGCAACGCCTGGAAGATCTGAACATCCACATCGCGCGCGGGCTCGTGGGCAATTTCGTCACCAGCCTCGAAATGCAGGGCGCCTCACTGACCCTCATGAAAGTGGACGACGCCATGCTCGAGCTTTTCGACGCCCCCTACGACACCCCAATGAAAGGACTCTAA